ggtggccaggggggggggcaattgaagagccaaaaatttcccggtcatattggtacgaacaggcgtaatggtgtaatgaggcgactattttgagtaggccagatattgcgtatcgggcagaatttatctttaaaaaaagttgcgagcaagcaaaaaatttgacctttttaattcaaaaatccaattttgtgatagattttgacatgatatccagagaataatatatttcactcttttttctttagattccttttttgtggtctgtacgccactgtgaacagggttttttgcggcagtagcgtgaagagtataaaaaaattattaaaaaaaaaaaaaaaaggggggcgcagtatagcacatgtgctaaaaagctgctttatataagtcccgagcgagcgaagcgagcgagaaaaaaatcacgttttcgtgagaatctaactttgagctattttttgacattatattcagtaaataaaatcatatcctacacttttcttttgcttttctttcctcctttttttgttcttgtctgtagaacttttgggggccatggcccaacccttccatacgcagtgctgtgcggttggggttcggggcggagcccccgaaacttcttgatatcaaagccatttaaacctcgcagattgccgctattttaatcaaatcgcgggcatatacagaatatagcttctacacaacacatttatttaacccagttgcgtaataaaccaaatattttgagggggcaaaacatagcaatgtgggaaaattttgtaaaaagtcgccagcgtgcaaagcgagctggaaaaaaatgcctattgaaattaaattataattatgtaatagattatgttccattcatttcattatacgttgtctcctataatttcttttatttcctcttgggtgtggaacaaAGATCCTCCCCCtccgcgcctgtatgccagtgattgaacgtgattgaacggggggcgtTATATCCATTttaaggttataaatgaagagcccctactgcgtggggtctggggcaaagccccggtagcttatttgcataaaatttagcaagcttatagcacaatgttgtatgcagtccatctttcttccggccttttaatttcaatcatcggcagcccggtcgtgttattatttttttcttgtccctttcctgtgttttccaatttagcttttggcttcttacattctaccttcgtttcccgctattgtttgccattttgtcatcttttaatgtgtttcccaccgtgctattgtattacataggcctattttcggaatgatttgttctttctcaaatgttcttctttcgtacattttcccgctttccttccttttccattgaaaaaaacaattcttcgtattctttttacttttccctttacctttccctttccttttcccctttccctttctttcttcctccttttttcttttccccgtttctcttttcttttcccggtgaaatcctccaggggggcaacttgcccccccccctgccccctcccccgccTGTTATGCCACTGCGTGTGAAAATGAGCcatcaaacaatacaaaatacaacGAATAAACGGTCCTGATgtttttcacccccccccctcaaataaaaaaaaatgaaataaataaaaagcaaGCACGCGGAGAAAAGTCGTAATGTTTGTTCCAGATCgtatattgaaattgaatgcagaggaaaaAGTAACAGAAAAAATGGGGGAATTACTTCAATTGGATTACTATCATGTAACCATTGAGTCTAgatctctctctatttctcatTTTAACTTTTAAATTATCATTAAAAGTCATATTCCCTCTTTAATATTGCAGGTAATAATTTACATTCATAAATGGACTTAAGGAATAATGTTGAAATAACATATATATACTAAAAGCTAATTGATATGTAATGCTCTAccttgtaattattatttttatattaatgcTTCCATTTAGTAATGACACGTTATATTATTCCTGTATCAGTAGTGTTTCTGTTTAACTGTGACACGTAATATTAAGTAAAAGGAGCAAAAGGAGTTTCAAGTCTTCATGTAAACACAGATATAAGCTGAGAAATTCTCGCAGCTTTTATTTCGAAACGCATGCACTCATTCGCAGGAAGCTGTAATCGAGCTCTATATTTGAACGCAGCAGTTCCTTCTCATTTGTCATATCAGTCACTTACttattgaaaattcacattAATTACGACCTCTAAAAACAACAAATTTAACAAACTAACTCAACAGTAGTTGTATTCACGGAAaacaatattaatgaaatatcattgTCGCAGTCCCTAAGGAACGGGGTCAATGCTGTTTTAACGACTGAATCCTTGTctttgtcatattttcttttcttttctcttcctgGAGAGGAATAACATTGTTCGTCGAAAGCTACGATTCCCGAGCTTCACCCAtgtatttcagtgacaaaattAATGAGTAGTAAATTGGGGAATGAATGTTCATGGATAGATTTCCGATCAGATCAGATCAGATCATGAGATAGTATTATTATAAACCGAGATGAGTTCAGTAAGTCACGTGTAACACGTTTCCaaagcacttttttttattcaggggAAGTTTGCCAACAGAATAGAACCTGTTGTTAATAATAAGTCAACGAATGTGACAATTATAATGAACTAATAGTGGGTAAagagtatcaattttctttaaaaatactaGAATTTCAAGTGCTGTGTTGGTTATTTCTTGGTATACACAAGTTAAAATCTGGAATTATGGATACTTTGTGATAATAGTGAAATACTTCTTTTTCAGATGTCTAGTTTGTCTTGCAAGTGatcatacatttattttttcactggCAGGAATAATAAATGTTgcaaaccaataaatgaaatgaaatattgtcacGATTGTGGCTGttgctttcttttcatttttgttctgGTGTTAGTGTTAAGTTTTTAAAGGTTTCTGCTTGtatatcattttgtttctgtATAGGTTTGATTGTggttttcaaaatgattttgagTTTAGggtttcgttttattttcgcCTTTGGATGTTTTCGatctttttttgcattttttgttcgtttttttgtgaaaagaaattaaaagaaatatgcattatttgaaataatctTCGAGTAATGTGCCAACTTATCATGAATGTATAATTCATCGATGATGattgttatttcaaataatattttcacgtGATACTCATGAGGAAGGTAATTACATAAAATAAACTAACGAAAATCAATGCCCACAtttcaaaaacaataaacacACTTTTTActgaaacaatatcaaagaaatgCAAATTCACTGGTTCTCTATTTCATCAACCGAAAATTACATTGCTCTTATTTATACCATTATGATTTCATTCATGtgtttttgtttatcataaCAAGAGATacatggacatgatggaggACAGACAGAGATAAGCATGAAggggaagaaagggagaaagagcgggaataaaaaaaattaagagagatagagagagaaaaaaatcgagagtgaatgaaagaaaaatgagaatacCAAAGGGTGTTGTGAGTCTAACCTAGATTGAGAGACAGAAGTGTCCTACAAAGTCAATTACATAATGCCACTAGGGACAACAAAGGTATTTGATCATAGTTGTTGCCCTCTTAAGTGGCCCACCCTTACTTTCTTTCACACAAAACAACCGTATGAATGGAAGGGCCTATTTCTGAAAATAAGCTATCGAAATATTTAAGTTAAAAGAGGTAAAGTACCAGTGGACACGGGGTGACCTATCTTTTCAATGGGTGTCTTGGGGCTTTTTATAACAAAATCCTGCTTTCGTTTTATAGTGAGCAGTGGTATGTCATAACAGATGACCAGTGGACTTTTGAGTGTTTGGTTGAGGTACCTACCCTGTCACAACAACACTCCTTCTTGAAGGTGGATAACTGGATATCATTTTGTGACCATGACGCGTTGTGATCCCATCGTTACCGCCACGCCAGCACAGAGGTGGCCATAAATTTGCGCATGAGACTCATTTGCCAATGGAACTAGTTGGGAGGAAGATCAAAGGAAGGGAGCGGTGGGCGAATGCGCAGATTTCGGGTCCCGCGttattgttttctatttgaCTCAAGTCCCATAAAGACGATAAGAAAGGGTCGCAGGACTTCAAAGACAGTGGGCAGACAGAATAGAAGAACGATCCACCAGATTTCGACCACATGATAATAAAACAGTGAACTTTTTGAAGTGGACTCGTGTGATGGGTGTTCGTCGTAGTAAGCGATCATCACGTGACTAAGTTGTAAATGTTGATTAGCATACGGAAGGGTCGCCGAGGTCGGATGGTCGTCATTCACAGAGTTTACTTGACAAAACGACAGAAGGGTTTAGATCCGAGCACTCATACCTCCCTAAATTTCCAACTGCTGTTTGATATTATGATACGGAACTGAAAAAGAGAGCTGCATCTTACTATTTAATTCTACGAGCAACTCGCctcaataaaacattttttgccGTTTTGTTTTCTGGCCAGTATGCAGATAGGTATGGAACAGGCTTGGCCAGCTCAACGCCCCACAGGAATGGACAGTTGTGCTGCAGAATATAGAGGTATTTCTGGCCCTATGAACGGTCTATACGGGTCAAGCAGTAGGCAACGAGCCTCGTGCAATGCCATGGTCAGTGTGAGTTCTTCAAACCCTGAACAACTTAGTGCTTTTCACTACTCCTATCCCATGTATAACTCGCCCACCGAGTCAAGTTTGGCTGCATCCAGTGCAGGAGACGATCTGCCACCGGGGGCCGCCGTGAGTGGGGTGTCACCAGCGGCAGCCGCTGCAGCCTGGAATAGCAGCGAGATTCGTGGTGGGGCGGCAGCTGCTGCCGCCGCCGCTCACGGGGCCACGCCTCGGCCCTACGCCAACACATTTGGCAATACCTTTCTAACTCACGCAGGATCCCCTCCTCATCACGCCCATATGGCCCACCAACAGCAATACATGGGGAGCAACGCTTACGGTTCCCCATACGGTCTCCACAACTCACCATATCCCCTTGATATGACAGGTAAGAAACATCAAACTCGTTATATCACCCCTTCTCTTACCCCATAAACATCACCCAACGATCGCATAAAACAAACCATCTATCTCCTTTTCCCATTATACCCACAGTACTATAACGCCATTTTATGCGACTATGAATTGTACCTCTCAATTCAAGCACTGGTCCTCTGGGATGTTTTCTCATCGtataaattttgatatcatcTCTCCTTTACTCCACGTTATTCCTTAAAgcgattattatcattatgagctgtttatgcatttattagttTTTCCCCACTCTCCCTTAACTTGGGGTACAGCTGGTAGTGAATGGTAGTATCGTCgtagaaatattatttttgtaataattacaaacacttcatttcatgaaatcttGCCATTTTCTACCATTGTCTAAAATGCTAACTGCGTGATATTTCATTCGATCTAGTAATTGTATGGAACTACATCATTTCAATCATAAACtaaagaaaatgtattaattatgaatgtgaaataaaacttaaatgagattattttcctgttttttttccttGCACAATCACATATGACTTCATCCATGATTAGTGATCACGTTTATTTTTTCAGAAAGAGTGAGGgattaacaaaatacaaaagaaatacaaagttttgaacaaatattGAATTAACTCTTCAACGTTTAAAGTTTATATCATGAACatagttttattttgataaatcgTATGAATCTTTTTACTCCAGatcgtatttttgttttaaatatcttttttgtttatttttgttttaccttaCTTCATTTAATTTCTTACCTCCCTCAGCTCAATTTTATTACTTCCATTCATAAGGTCAGTTACCTAATTGCCACTGAGTCTTGGATTTTTACTTGAAGATTGAATTATTTCCTATGCCATAATCAGCAGAAATGAGGATTTCTGAAGGACTTATAGAGAAATTAAGTAAGCATATCACTCGACAAGTGCGCACTAAAGGACGAGCGAGAGCGATTTTAAAGTGCTCCTAGATTTATTCTCCTTTCCTCTTGCAGTATTTTTGCACATTGAAATACCacaatttaattcatttaatcattaaatctttgataaacCCTTCAGCATTGCTATTAATTTTGATCGAATgctctttttttcatatttggagAAAATGTTAGAGTTCGAGTATGGGGCTGTCAGACGCTGCCTAATATGTTAACTCGAGAAGACtcctgaaacttttttttttatatgaataacTTTCATGACAAAATTTTGTTTGTAATAAATGTGTGCATGGTCagaataaagatttttttggCTTAATTTTGGTTTTCTTAAAAAGGAATGAATATGCTATATAAGGCAATtatgatacaatttttgttGTGTTGTTAAACTTATTGTTTCCGAGATTATACTTAAATCATTCCCGCTATGACAACATTTAGGTATCATTACAAAATAGATAGTAATAGGACTGCCGATTTAGGGTGCAAGGATGTTTAATAATGAACTTAAGttaaatgggaaaaaaatattacggtctttttatttaatactaGTAGCTGAATGTGGTCTTATCAATTTTGTATTCATCAGCAAACAAACTACGATCGTATATTGGCATTAATGACTCTTCGTTGACAGAACAAATCACAAGGGCACTCCAACATGCTAGTCATGTCTATAGACATGATAGaccacactcttaaaacaaatcagtcaaaatgactagttaatagggtcagctagGTGCATCTGTTATTCTTCAGTCATATTTGAccattttctagtcgtattttaccaGAACAGAGTAATctctgactagaatataattCAGAAGTGTGACTAGacatcagttgcacccagctgactactggtcaaGTCAATTTGACTGAGTTGTTTCAAGAGTGCTGACAGTACCTCTTAATTCTTATActcaataatatatatattaaaaatattaaggtAATGATTCTTATTTGATGAAGAGATATTTTATGATTTACGGATTTAAGAACTAAAATGATATCATAGCTACATGTATGCGAAACTATATTTCATGACTAAACTAAAAATTAAAACTTTAATGAAAGAtgtaatgattatcatattagCAGAATAACATCGAATGTGTTATCCAAGAGGAATTTATTTTAACAACTTGTCGCAAATATATGATGTTCCAAgctgaaatatcacaaatatataCTTCCACAAAATGCACAAGAGTTAACTGTTACCTTACCGATTTCTGCACTGAAACTTAATGGAAAACATTGAGATATTATAACCACATGAAATAACGTACCGTAATCTGcattttatgataatatttacaaaatatcatataatttaCGGTATCAATCAAGATAAATGGTTTAGAGCACTAAAGGCCGATcgtcaaatcaaaataaaatattgtttaaatcGTTTGACGTTTGAATGAGAAGAAAAACCCCACAAAATAAtgtattaattgaaataaaaataaattcaatcatgGAGCTAAATCTGTGTttttatagctccatgatttaatacTATTAAATCAATTTCTATACAGGAACGTTGactgaaatgataatgatgtatAACGCGTACACTAGTGTCAACCATccattttttgtcattcttgCTTTTAatcttatttcgttttattttatttcaatttttgtcaaaGCCGCAAATAATTTCTTATCAATATGGATATGGTTCCAGcagatattttgataaattgatgTTTGTATAAAATACTCGCTAAGTAAGGAAATGTTAAGAGGGGCAATTGAAATTTCATTGTCACTttggaataattattttgcGTAATTCAAAGCTGCATGTTACTATACACGAAACGAATTCGTTGAATGGTGCTCACTTTGGGAAATCACAAGATTTTaatttgaggattttttttgggggggtgggtgCAGTTATGGGGGCTAGACTAATAAAAATTTAACTTAAATTTCTAGGAATACATAATAATCTCTACATGAATTCAAAAGGCCTAAACAGCCGCACGAAGGTTATTATTCTATCATggaggcctacatgtatggaaCAAGGACATATATTATTTTGGATATAAGCATAGTAAATGCAATTATTCCCAACCAATTACACAtcatttgtcaatttttttagagcaagtattttgaataatttttactCCCGACTTCTTTCAGCTTCTAGTTTATTGAGCCTATAAAAGCATATGACGTGTGAGACATATCTCGCATTAAACTAAATCAAGTGGAAAGTATTTGATCTGTCCATTACTTTTATAAGAAAGGGTTTCATGTAGGACTAATTCAAAATTAGAGTTATTTGGCGGAATGCTGGTTAATCTAAGTTATGCTTGGTTTCTGATTAATTTCATTGGGGCGAAAAAGTTATATAAAGAAAGACTTTGCGTTACTTGAAGGTTGAATCTTGTTAAGTTATAGCAGATTCAAATGACCCGGATAGTTGTAAGCTGGGACTTAATTCCCAAGAGTAATTAAGTGTCTAGCTTTATTCATAGTGACTGTACTATTCACGCCAAAGACGTCCGGTTTCCCCCTTCTTTTCATCAAGTGTGAATAATTTAAAGTGAGTTTATTGTTCTTCTCCCATTTAACAAGCGATTAGCGTTGGAATTAATTGAGAATAATCAATTGTTTGTATATCACATTGACTCCGTGAAGAGGCGAGCACTAGCGGATCCCTATCGCAATTGTCCCCGTGGCTCGGCGATGGTTGTGCGGGTACGTTCGTAGTAAATGGGAGGCGTGAATAGCTACAGCTCTGAATGCCTTATCATCCCGTCTTAATCCACTCTCTGAATAAAATCGAACGCCGCTTTGTCTTCTCAATACGGATAATCTCTTGTTAGATGTAATTGATATTCCCCGCAATGCTTAAGGAAAATACCAAGGAATCTTTTGAAATTAATCGGCTTGGAAGAGAAAGGAACGGTCTAAACTTGTTTACAAAGATGTGATTTAATCGAGAGGGAGATCTCTTCGCCCAATCGGTGTTACAATTGAAAGGAAGAAAAGCATGGGTCAGTTTGGCCATTGCTCTGGCCACATTACCTTTATAGATCAAACAAGCCGGTGGTCTGGCTGTTTTCATAAGATTAGAATGAATACAGTGAATGTTGGTAACCTAAAAATATATTCAGTCCGTTTTTATCCCAGACAAATGTATACTATCAAAAATGGAACATTATCACGGTACAATTTTACTACAAATACTTTGTGGCTGAGCCACTCAGTTATGTCATTCGTTATTATTATAGGACAACACATTCTGTGCAATGGCACCGGTCAGAAATAATAAAGTTTTAcagacacttaagtttcttatGTTTCAAATTGTTGTTACCGTGGTCACTGTCACATATCTCAATCGATAGGATAGGGTTTATCATCTCTGTCTCGCGAAACGCATAGATTTTAGGTTTTCGAAAACAGTCATTAACTTATTATCGACATCACATTCTCCTTGTTACCTTGATTTTTATTCAACCAAGTTGGGTTTAGATTATAATCATTAccatgattattctttctgtaGTTTACTGCGAGGCTGCTATTAGCATTTATCGTAATTATGGGATTATTACCATACCAAACTGAACTGATGAAAAAGAAACCTCTCAAGTCATGCCAATTTCGACTCGGATTCAACCAAGGGGTCAAGTTTGTTGTAATTATACCAGACCCTGTCTTCTGCGTGTTCCTTCAATTCTAAAAGTACTTTTGAGAGATGATAAAAATGACGAATGGTTCTCATAAAGTGTAAACTCATTTCCAAAGTGGATAAACAACGACAGTCTTGCATAATAACCAAGCTTGCAGTCAACGAAACTGAAGCATTAATAATTCATCTGGTGGTGTTAAGTTTGTTTGGGAGTCGGGGACAGCGACCAACTTCCCCATATGCGAGAGCTTCTTTAGCAGTAAGTCATAATTCAGTAAGAGCTCTACTCTGTCGTTATTATGCCTCATGAGAGCTCATAGATCAGATACAAGGTTGCGATGTCATGATGGGTATTTACAGGATGGGCTTGGAGCTTCTACGAATCATCACCTTTATGATTTGGATTAAAGATGACAAGATAGCTCTTGAATCTGGTCAAGGGTATAGTCCGACCATCATTATGTCCATTCTTAAAGGATGTGGAACTTGACAGATTGGGTGCTGTTGTACAGCGATCTTTCAACAATCTTGACTTCCtccaaaatatgaataagaCAAATGGTTAAGTTTAgacgttagaaaaaaaaaacgatgttaGTGTTTATAAAGTTGCTTCGGAGTAAAATGATCGCACAACATGCAGTGGCAGGTTCCTTCTTCTGCCAGATGTTGACATATTGCAAACTATCCACAAATGTAATGCGTATCCGTTTAGTTTCAATTGATTTCAATTGATGAAGTACATGTGTTCATGCTTTTTAACCTAAAGAGACTAAAACATTACTACTTTTCATCATTCACATAACTCTTCGCCCTTTTATTTCTCAATGAACATTTCGATACAAGTCACGACAACAACCTAACAGCTTATCAAAACTATACATGatctcaagattttttttacacatgaaCTATGAAGTTTAGTTGGAAACCATTCCCATTGGGATACGGACAAagcaaaatacatttaaaatattggttacattcatttaaaatatcaagtgtGATATAGAAAAAGccaaattttcatgattattcatgactattttcttttccttgccaaatatattttgttgcatatttcacatacatgtactttataatTCTATGAAAAGTTGGATTTATTGTCCGACATGATTGTTCCATACATGTGGAGAACATATACATACTAGTCTCATTTTCTCCCCCCGGCCCTTGTTCTATAActgtgtattttgttttttttttctccgtaaATCAAGAATAAAGTACATATAGGGAAACTGgcgtttctatttttttttgggggggggggggcttgggagTACGTGACTCCCAAAAGTTTCACAATGAAGACCCTCTCCAATATTATAAAAAGagacataaaagaaaattataaaaaatgatgcaATACGATATAATTTCCGAATATTATGAAAAAGTCAAAATTGTTGCTCTCTCGCTTCGTTGACTcgttactaatcatgctaatatg
This genomic interval from Lytechinus pictus isolate F3 Inbred chromosome 3, Lp3.0, whole genome shotgun sequence contains the following:
- the LOC129257170 gene encoding uncharacterized protein LOC129257170, with translation MQIGMEQAWPAQRPTGMDSCAAEYRGISGPMNGLYGSSSRQRASCNAMVSVSSSNPEQLSAFHYSYPMYNSPTESSLAASSAGDDLPPGAAVSGVSPAAAAAAWNSSEIRGGAAAAAAAAHGATPRPYANTFGNTFLTHAGSPPHHAHMAHQQQYMGSNAYGSPYGLHNSPYPLDMTGKKHQTRYITPSLTP